CCTGCGGCACGGAGGCAACGAGGTGGACTGTATCCTCACGGAAGCGGCGGAGCGTTTTGTGAGCCCCATGGTGCTCGCCACTCTGTCGGAACGGCGGGTATGGCTCGAGCGCGATTTTTTGAGTGACGACGGGGGGCCGCAAATTCCCCATATCCGCCTTGCCGAACGGGCTGAGGCCTGCGGCGTCGTCCCCTGCACGGCGGATACACTGCGCAAGATAGCCCAGGGAGAGGCGGGAACGCTCCTCGGAGCGACGCTTCTCGCGCTGCGCGCCCCGGTGGTCCTTTTTCCGGCTATGAACGTGCACATGTGGGATCATCCGGCCACACAGGCCTCCGTTACCCGCTGTCGCGAATTGGGATACCGGGTGATCGAGCCGGAGGAGGGGTATTTGGCCTGCGGTTACGAGGGACGTGGACGACTTCCCTCCAAGGAGGTCATCCTGGAGGAGCTGTGGCGTGCGCTCTCTCCCAAGTGCGACCTGGAGGGCGTGCGTGTTCTCGTGACGGCGGGACCAACCCTCGAATTTCTGGATCCCGTCCGTTTCCTCAGCAACCCGAGTTCCGGAAAGATGGGGTATGCCATGGCGCGCACAGCCTGGTATCGTGGCGCGGAAGTCTGTTTGGTGACGGGGCCCGTTCCGCTCGATCCTCCGCCGGGAGTGGAATGCGTTCGCGTCACCTCCGCCCTGGAAATGCACGATGCGGTCTTGCGAAAGCTCGAGTGGGCGACGGTGATCGTGAAGGCCGCGGCGGTGGGAGACTACCGGGCGGCACAGCAGGAGACGCGGAAGATCAAGCGCGAATCGCGGGAGCGCCTCTGCCTGGACCTAGAACAGAACCCGGACATCGCCGCCGCCGTGGGGAGCCGCAAGCGGGCGGACCAGTTTCTGCTGGGGTTCGCCGCGGAGACGGACGACCTCATCGCCCATGCGCAGTCCAAGATGCGCAGAAAAGGGTTGGACATGATCGTCGCCAACCCCGTTTCGGGACAGCGTAACGCCTTCGGCGCGGAGGACAACAGCGTGGTTGTCATCGACAAAAGCGGCGTTGTCGCCGAATTCTCCGGAAACAAGGAATCCGTGGCGGATTCCCTGTGGGACGAGGTCGGAAAACGACTTCGCGGAAAAGGGGCATGACCGCCACCCTTTCCGTCCACGTACCCGGCCCCTGGTGGCATGCGCTTTCCTATCTGCATGAAACGCCCCTCCGGGAGGGGCTGCGCGTTCTTGTCCCCGTAGGACGAGGGAAACGGATCGGCTTCGTCGGAAAAGAGACGTCCGTCTTCGGAGACGGCCCTCTTCCCGGAAAAGTGCGCCTCCGGTCCGTCGAAGCCGTTCTCGATGATGTTCCGTCCCTGGGGTGGGAGCTCTGGCACCTCACCGCATGGATGGGAACGGCCTTTTTTTGCGGTATGCCTCTTGCCCTGTCCGTGGTCTCTCCGGCGTTTCTCATGAAACGAGAGATCTTCTCTTTTCCGGAAATGCCTCTGCCGGAGAATACTCGGACGGGTGGAGAGGAATTCGTCTACCGGGAGAAAAAACGTTTCCGGTTCGAACGCTACATAGAGATTCTGGGCAGAAATCCCGCAGGACCCTCGGGGCTCGCTCTTTTTTCCGAGGAAGGAGAGGCACGAGATTTCTGGACGGCTCTTCCCGAATCGATGCGCGAAAAGGGCGTCCTGTGGCCTTCGTTGGGTGGAAAGCGCCTCGCGGAAACATGGCGGAAGGTCCGGAGCGGCGAGACGACGTTTGTCGTGGGAGCGCGGGGGGCTGTGTTCGCACCCCTTTTCCGGCCGGAGGTCATTCTCGTTGATGAGGAGGCGAGCGGCGGCCACATTGGCCCCGGCACTCCCGCCTTTCATGTCAGGACCGTCGCCTTTCGGCGTGCTCAGCTCTGGAAATCCCTTTTCCTTCTGGGGGGAAGGATGCCTTCGTCCAGAGTGTTTCTTCGCGGAAGGCTCTCTTGTTCCTCCAAACCCGGAAAACGGCTCATTTTCGTGGATGTGGGACGTGCAAAGCGCCATGACGTGACAGGGGTGGAAGGAGGACTCCGTCTCAGCGGAACTCTCGTGCGCAGAACCTTCGAAGCCGTCTCCGCGGGCAAGGTGGTTCTCTGGCTCCTCGACCGGAAGGGATATGCCGGAGAAGTCGTCTGCGACCAATGCGGCCGCTCCTTTCACTGTCCCCGATGCGGTACTGTGTGCAGAGTGGAGGGCGAGAGCCTCCATTGTTCCCTGTGTGGAGAGAAGCAACTCTTTCCTCGGGAATGTCCGGCATGCCGCAACCTTCTCCTGGTGGGGAAACGTCCCGGCCTGGAGGCGTTGTTGCCCATTGCGGAACGACTGTGGAAGGGAGCTTTTCCTGTCCGGCTCTGGCACAGCGGGCTTTCGGGAGAGAAGCGCCACTTGCGCGCTCTTCTGGAGGAAATGCGCCGCGGGGGACTCGTGGTGGGCACTCGCTATGCGCTGCAGCTTTGCGATGCACTCCCAGTCGGGTGCGTTTCCTGGATAGACGCGGACGGAGAGGCGCGTCGTCCCTTTTATGATGCGCGCTTCCAGGCCTTCAAGATGGTTTGGGAGTCCTGCTGGAGAGGAGAAGGAGCGGAGCACCGTCTCGTTGTCGTCCAGAGCAGGAACGTTTCCCTTCCATGGCTGGGGGCTCTGAAGGTCGGCTGGGATGTCTTCTGGAGACGGGAGCTTCAGGAACGAAAGGATTTAAACCTTCCCCCGTGGACAACCTTGCTCTGTCTCGAGCTGCCCGAGACGATGGAGAAGGAGCGCCTGGTGGATCGATTGGAGGCCGAAGGGTTTGCCCCTCTCGACCCGGATCCATCGGGGCGGATGGTGTGGCTTCGCGTGCAGGAAGGACATCGCCTCTTTCGCGCCCTCTTTCCGCTCTTCCACCTTCAGTCGCGTCAAGGCGACTTTCCGAGAATCACCCTGTGGCGTGAATGAACGTACCGATATGCCGAAAAGGCAACAGAAAACGTAGAAACGAGAGGTAGGAAAACACATGGCTGTCGTAACTGTCGTAGGGCGCCCGAACGTAGGGAAATCATCGCTTTTCAACAGGATCGTCGGAAGGCGTGCCGCCATTGTCGACGATCTTCCCGGCGTGACCCGGGACAGACTCTATGGAGAGACCGAGTGGAACGGACGCCGGTTCTACGTGGTCGATACGGGCGGCATCGTCTTCGAGGAGGATCTCCCCTTTGCTCCGGGCGTGTTTGCCCAGGTCCGTTCGGCCATTGAGGAGAGCGATGTCATTCTTTTTGTCATCGATGGCAGGAACGGGCCGAATTCCGTGGACGGGGAGATCGCCTCGCTCCTCCGGAAGAGCCGGGTTCCGATTCTCGTGGTGTGCAACAAAATCGACGACCCCGTTCACGAGAAGGAAATGTACGAAGCCTACGGACTCGGCTTCGAACAAGTTTTCCCCGTCAGCGCCATGCACGGGCGGAATGTCGAGGACCTTCTCGATGCGGTGGTCTCGCTTCTGCCCGAACCGGGAAGCGAGGAGGAGGTCGAGGAACCGGAGATCTCCGTTGCGCTCATAGGGCGTCCGAACGTCGGAAAATCGAGTATCCTCAATGCTTTGCTCGGAGAGGAGCGTTCCCTCGTGAGTCCCATTCCGGGAACGACGAGGGATGCCATTGATTCTCTCGTGGATATCGGTGGTGTCCTCTATCGCTTCATAGACACCGCAGGCTTGCGGCGAAAGAGTCGCGTCGATTCCGACGTGGAATATTACTCGAACCTCCGCAGTTTCGAGGCCATCGACCGGTGCCACGTGGCGGTGCTGGTCATGGAAGGAGGAGAGACGGCGACGGATCAGGACAAACGGCTTGCCGGCCGGGTGCTGGACCGAGGCAAAGGGCTCGTTCTCGTGGTGAACAAATGGGATCTGGCGCCGAAACGGGAAGCTCTGGGAGACGAAATGCGCAAATTTCTGAAAAACGAATTTACCTTTGCGGCGCATGCACCCACGGTGTTTGTCTCCGCGAAGACCGGAAGGAACCTCCACAAGATTCCGGAGCACGTAGCGGTCGTGCACGCAAACCGGCGTCGCCGCATTTCCACATCCGAGCTGAACCGACTTCTTCGGGACCTGATGGCGTTCGAACGCCTTCCCAGCGACGGGTCTGGGCGATTTCTCAAGATCTATTACTGTGCCCAGGTACGGACAGCACCGCCTACCTTCGCCTTTTTCGTCAACGATCCGAATATCGTCACCCAGCAATTTCACCGGCACGTGGAGAAACAGTTGCGCCAGCTTGCCTGCTTCGATGGCGTTCCTCTTCGAATTCACTGGCGAAAAAGCGAGAGAAAGGAATAATAACCTCTTGACCATCAGCAAAGAAGCTGGTAATAATAGGCGGGAACAGGAGCCGTTGCGGTGTTCGCAAAGGTTCCTGTCAATTTGTACAGGAGGTGTTGCGCGGTGACGAAGAATGACCTGGTGCAGGAGGTTGCCAAAGCGACGAATGTGAGCAAGAAAGCGGCAGCCGAAGCGGTGGAGGCGGTCTTCAAGGCCGTTCAGGGCG
Above is a genomic segment from Aminiphilus circumscriptus DSM 16581 containing:
- the coaBC gene encoding bifunctional phosphopantothenoylcysteine decarboxylase/phosphopantothenate--cysteine ligase CoaBC; protein product: MTAWKEKRRILLGVSGGISAYKVPDFVRALRHGGNEVDCILTEAAERFVSPMVLATLSERRVWLERDFLSDDGGPQIPHIRLAERAEACGVVPCTADTLRKIAQGEAGTLLGATLLALRAPVVLFPAMNVHMWDHPATQASVTRCRELGYRVIEPEEGYLACGYEGRGRLPSKEVILEELWRALSPKCDLEGVRVLVTAGPTLEFLDPVRFLSNPSSGKMGYAMARTAWYRGAEVCLVTGPVPLDPPPGVECVRVTSALEMHDAVLRKLEWATVIVKAAAVGDYRAAQQETRKIKRESRERLCLDLEQNPDIAAAVGSRKRADQFLLGFAAETDDLIAHAQSKMRRKGLDMIVANPVSGQRNAFGAEDNSVVVIDKSGVVAEFSGNKESVADSLWDEVGKRLRGKGA
- the der gene encoding ribosome biogenesis GTPase Der — its product is MAVVTVVGRPNVGKSSLFNRIVGRRAAIVDDLPGVTRDRLYGETEWNGRRFYVVDTGGIVFEEDLPFAPGVFAQVRSAIEESDVILFVIDGRNGPNSVDGEIASLLRKSRVPILVVCNKIDDPVHEKEMYEAYGLGFEQVFPVSAMHGRNVEDLLDAVVSLLPEPGSEEEVEEPEISVALIGRPNVGKSSILNALLGEERSLVSPIPGTTRDAIDSLVDIGGVLYRFIDTAGLRRKSRVDSDVEYYSNLRSFEAIDRCHVAVLVMEGGETATDQDKRLAGRVLDRGKGLVLVVNKWDLAPKREALGDEMRKFLKNEFTFAAHAPTVFVSAKTGRNLHKIPEHVAVVHANRRRRISTSELNRLLRDLMAFERLPSDGSGRFLKIYYCAQVRTAPPTFAFFVNDPNIVTQQFHRHVEKQLRQLACFDGVPLRIHWRKSERKE